The proteins below come from a single Polynucleobacter sp. MWH-UH23A genomic window:
- a CDS encoding HAMP domain-containing sensor histidine kinase: MKVLIALYFFILAIIQMGLFFGIYHYFRSQDSVKPNSYWMSSLLASMLALFIFGAGIVTVDDIAKPAFNFTIGNSLFYLAAVLQALFCHSLNRPVSKAQKVGFAFSTLVFLVAFEWMRNASNFEIRTGFMCILASIFYVWQIYEVRKKRKVEPSSQLAYLQYASSAELFFAVGRFVILVVSSLTIRQIEQIPQVLILFTIIQLVMNTLSYIAIGSYWAEQIAKSNARSQLENEEIKTLLKERESLIDSLLRANKTASTGALSASIAHELNQPLGASSLNIQFLQKKLAEGELNPVLQKEILDTLLSDNQRAAAIIKSLRSIFSDEALISTKINVGKLFQSVLSITKPEIASKKIQIALRIEDGLVAIANPGEMRQVLLNLINNAIQSLAISSVANKQITIEGKHLNNGFIRIVIADNGSGVSEEAQRHLFELLSSAKQSGMGLGLWLCKHIVTRHGGSINYESNEGGGAKFVFDLPIEDIDQGA, translated from the coding sequence ATGAAGGTATTGATAGCGCTTTACTTCTTTATTTTGGCCATCATTCAGATGGGCCTATTTTTTGGTATTTATCACTACTTTAGATCTCAAGATTCTGTAAAACCAAATTCATATTGGATGAGCTCATTGCTTGCCAGTATGCTTGCTTTATTTATTTTTGGTGCAGGTATCGTCACTGTGGACGATATTGCCAAGCCCGCATTTAATTTCACCATTGGTAATTCCTTGTTTTATTTGGCGGCGGTGTTGCAGGCTTTATTTTGTCACTCTCTTAACCGTCCTGTCTCAAAGGCCCAGAAAGTCGGATTTGCTTTTTCAACACTTGTTTTTTTAGTTGCCTTTGAATGGATGCGAAATGCTAGTAATTTTGAGATTCGCACTGGCTTCATGTGTATTTTGGCAAGCATTTTTTATGTATGGCAAATATATGAAGTACGTAAAAAGAGGAAGGTGGAGCCATCTAGCCAGCTAGCCTATTTGCAATACGCAAGCTCAGCCGAATTATTTTTTGCCGTTGGACGTTTTGTTATTTTGGTCGTTTCTTCTTTGACGATTCGGCAAATTGAGCAGATTCCGCAAGTCTTGATCCTATTTACGATCATCCAGCTGGTGATGAATACCTTGTCTTACATTGCAATCGGTAGCTATTGGGCTGAGCAAATTGCCAAGTCAAATGCTAGATCTCAATTAGAGAATGAGGAAATTAAGACTTTATTGAAGGAGCGAGAGTCTTTAATTGATTCATTATTAAGAGCCAATAAAACTGCAAGTACTGGCGCATTATCAGCCTCCATTGCACATGAATTAAATCAGCCCTTAGGCGCTTCGAGCCTGAACATTCAATTTTTGCAAAAGAAGTTAGCCGAGGGCGAATTAAATCCAGTCTTACAGAAAGAGATATTAGACACTTTGCTTTCTGATAATCAGCGTGCTGCTGCTATTATTAAATCATTGCGCTCGATTTTCTCCGATGAAGCCTTGATTTCTACAAAAATTAATGTAGGCAAGCTATTTCAATCTGTTTTAAGTATTACGAAACCCGAAATTGCCTCCAAGAAAATTCAGATAGCATTGCGTATAGAGGATGGTCTAGTAGCAATTGCCAACCCAGGAGAGATGCGCCAAGTTTTATTAAATTTAATTAATAATGCGATTCAATCTCTGGCCATATCTTCAGTTGCAAATAAGCAAATCACGATTGAGGGTAAGCACCTCAATAATGGTTTTATCCGGATTGTGATTGCGGACAATGGGTCTGGGGTATCGGAAGAGGCCCAAAGACATTTATTTGAATTGCTTTCTAGCGCTAAGCAGTCAGGCATGGGTCTAGGGCTTTGGCTATGCAAGCATATCGTTACCCGTCATGGTGGCTCTATTAACTATGAGTCGAATGAGGGCGGTGGCGCTAAGTTTGTATTTGATTTGCCTATTGAAGATATAGATCAAGGTGCTTAG